Proteins encoded by one window of Nasonia vitripennis strain AsymCx chromosome 5, Nvit_psr_1.1, whole genome shotgun sequence:
- the LOC100124174 gene encoding zinc carboxypeptidase, producing the protein MLFAWIALVALSATGTYCQQASFRNYQVFRIVPSSLEQLEVLRQLEDTSNAGGYSYWIGPSFVSSKVDLMVAPDHLDEFTELMNATDMSYDMYVEDVQKLIDQEQRSSEIRQAGSFGWTSYHTLDQIYAWMDQLAKDHPDNVELLVGGRTYQGREIRGVKLSFGSEKPGVFVEGGIHAREWISPATVTYLIDQFLNSQEPEVRQLAESHDWYMFPSFNPDGYVYTHTSNRLWRKTLSKSGILCKGADANRNWGFKWMSGGASRNPCMETYAGKSAFSEIETRTMSGFIKSLSGKLFAYISFHSYSQLLLFPYGHTTEHLDNYDESKAMGTKAITALAQRYGTKYTTGNIAETIYVASGSSMDWVKDTLKVPVSFTYELRDTGKHGFILPADQIIPNCEEVLDSFVAMFKEALKLGYPKTSGQ; encoded by the exons ATGCTGTTCGCGTGGATAGCGCTGGTTGCGCTTAGCGCGACGGGAACTTACTGCCAGCAGGCGAGCTTCAGGAACTATCAGGTTTTCAGGATCGTTCCGTCGTCCTTGGAACAGCTCGAGGTTTTGCGGCAGCTCGAGGATACTAGCAATGCTGGCGGT TACTCATACTGGATCGGACCGAGCTTCGTCTCTAGCAAAGTAGACCTGATGGTAGCGCCTGACCACCTGGACGAGTTCACCGAGCTGATGAACGCGACGGACATGAGTTACGACATGTACGTCGAAGACGTCCAGAAGCTGATCGACCAGGAGCAGCGCAGCAGCGAGATCCGCCAGGCCGGCAGTTTCGGCTGGACGAGCTACCACACGCTCGACCAGATCTACGCCTGGATGGACCAGCTCGCCAAGGATCACCCGGACAACGTCGAGCTGCTGGTCGGCGGACGCACTTACCAGGGCCGCGAGATCCGCGGCGTCAAGCTGAGCTTCGGCTCCGAGAAACCCGGTGTCTTCGTCGAGGGTGGCATCCACGCCCGCGAGTGGATCTCGCCGGCCACCGTCACCTACCTCATCGACCAGTTCCTCAACAGCCAGGAACCGGAGGTCCGACAACTCGCCGAGTCCCACGACTGGTACATGTTCCCGTCGTTCAACCCCGACGGCTACGTCTACACCCACACCTCC AACCGACTCTGGCGCAAGACTCTGTCGAAGAGCGGAATACTCTGCAAGGGAGCCGACGCCAACCGTAACTGGGGCTTCAAGTGGATGAGCGGCGGCGCCAGCCGCAACCCCTGCATGGAGACCTACGCCGGAAAGAGCGCCTTCTCCGAAATCGAGACCAGGACCATGTCCGGGTTCATCAAGTCGCTCTCGGGCAAACTCTTCGCCTACATATCCTTCCACAGCTACTCGCAGCTTCTGCTCTTCCCCTACGGACACACTACCGAGCACCTCGACAACTACGACGAATCC AAAGCCATGGGCACGAAAGCCATCACCGCCCTGGCCCAGAGGTACGGTACCAAGTACACAACTGGAAACATCGCCGAGACGATTT ACGTCGCGAGCGGCAGTTCGATGGACTGGGTCAAGGACACCCTGAAGGTACCAGTTTCTTTCACCTACGAACTCCGCGACACCGGAAAGCACGGCTTCATTCTTCCGGCCGATCAGATCATTCCCAACTGCGAGGAGGTTCTCGATTCGTTCGTAGCCATGTTCAAAGAAGCCCTGAAACTTGGTTACCCCAAGACTTCTGGccaataa
- the LOC107980472 gene encoding mevalonate kinase, with translation MASFRISAPGKVILFGEHSVVYGKTAVAASLGLRSSLHFTELPHEECIIHIKMPKLGISKILSLHQVEEDFHRLDFYSGIAMNHDAINQKLQKYVATLGFENPDQRLSMECFFYAMMQVIRSDQLRLSSFILELDSELSIGAGAGSSASFTVCLVACFLHWSQLQKGTNLPNEFDSPTLNKISHYALNCEKIMHGKPSGIDNSVCTFGSVIEFRKPEPPKFITLGSKSLRVLLVDTKVARSTKLLVEKFGALSSSFPTIFKDMLQVYDELAMQALDIIKKIHATPENDQDRLLKHYDELSLLVDINQGLLATCQVSHETLDTICKTAKKYGFSAKLTGAGGGGFAYVLIPPNVNNAKVEDLTNELKIQGFSVTETKLGGSGVEVNDMD, from the exons ATGGCTTCGTTCAGAATCTCAGCCCCGGGAAAAGTGATCCTTTTTGGCGAGCACTCGGTTGTCTACGGCAAGACCGCGGTGGCGGCCAGTCTCGGGCTCCGAAGCAGCCTCCATTTTACCGAGTTGCCTCATGAAGAGTGTATCATTCACATCAAGATGCCAAAGCTCGGTATATCGAAGATTCTCTCGTTGCACCAGGTAGAGGAAGATTTCCATCGTCTAGACTTTTACAGCGGCATCGCAATGAATCACGATGCGATTAATCAGAAGCTCCAGAAATACGTTGCGACGCTTGGCTTCGAAAATCCGGATCAGAGGCTCAGTATGGAGTGTTTTTTCTACGCTATGATGCAAGTGATAAGATCCGATCAACTGAGGCTGAGCTCTTTTATTCTTGAGCTCGACAGCGAGCTTTCCATCGGTGCCGGTGCCGGCAGCTCGGCATCTTTCACTGTCTGTCTCGTAGCTTGCTTCCTGCACTGGTCCCAGCTTCAAAAAGGTACTAATCTTCCAAATGAATTTGATTCTCCTACTTTGAACAAGATATCCCACTATGCACTCAATTGTGAGAAGATTATGCACGGCAAACCTTCCGGAATTGATAATTCCGTGTGCACCTTTGGCTCGGTCATTGAATTTCGGAAACCCGAGCCTCCTAAGTTTATAACTCTGGGTTCGAAGAGCTTGCGAGTTCTTCTAGTCGACACCAAGGTCGCTCGCAGTACCAAGTTGCTCGTCGAAAAGTTCGGCGCTTTGTCATCCAGCTTTCCAACAATATTTAAGGATATGCTACAAGTTTACGATGAACTGGCCATGCAAGCTCTTGATATTATTAAGAAGATCCATGCCACACCCGAGAATGACCAAGATCGCCTACTGAAACATTATGATGAGCTTTCG CTTCTAGTTGATATTAATCAAGGACTATTGGCCACATGTCAAGTTTCGCACGAAACGCTTGATACGATCTGTAAAACTGCCAAAAAGTACGGATTTTCAGCCAAGCTTACAGGAGCCGGTGGCGGAGGTTTTGCATATGTACTGATTCCACCGAACGTAAACAATGCGAAAGTGGAAGATTTAACCAACGAGTTGAAAATACAAGGTTTCTCGGTAACAGAGACCAAATTAGGAGGCTCGGGCGTAGAGGTTAACGACATGGATTGA
- the LOC107980453 gene encoding probable dolichyl pyrophosphate Man9GlcNAc2 alpha-1,3-glucosyltransferase, with amino-acid sequence MRERESTTGMSSRKDNGADSSGSASCSKDAGSREACMPELLLTGLIVSLALLLRWCISYHPYSGAGKPPMFGDYEAQRHWQEITLNLPVSQWYSNSSDNDLQYWGLDYPPITAYHSLLLARVANLVDPDSVKLHQSRGYESNTHKYFMRLSVLVVDFLIFIPAVIYFAFAILPILDSKIKKQQDKNKKRDFSMLKKRHFVLATVLFYPGLILIDYGHFQYNCVSLGLFTASVSALFQGAMATGSFFFVLALNYKQMELYHALPCFFYILGINTPGKRKPLLVCLRSLICVSLTVIVTFALIWAPFLTDRKVFMDTVLRLFPLTRGIFEDKVANIWCAINVLYKLRNNFSNLQLAQICLVSTTISLLPSSIDLFFRPSREKFLLALINSSLSFFLFSFQVHEKSILLVAMPVLLHFHKEPFVCFWFLVVSVFSMLPLLIKDNLYLAYFASVTFFSFSVSWMWFETKIGNLVKNKEEKQEEKQTSRKTKVKKTVSVWTSSSIYVNIVFGLSLLGVLILSVCNGFLKAPNKYPDLYSLLISVYSCGHFFLFLIYFNYKQFCATSVPARKFKVK; translated from the coding sequence atgcgcgagagggagagcacGACGGGGATGAGCAGCCGCAAGGACAACGGCGCCGATTCATCCGGCTCCGCGTCCTGCAGCAAAGACGCGGGCTCCCGAGAGGCCTGCATGCCCGAGCTCCTGCTCACTGGCCTCATTGTCAGCCTAGCCCTGCTCTTGCGCTGGTGCATTTCGTACCATCCCTACAGCGGCGCCGGCAAGCCCCCGATGTTCGGCGACTACGAGGCCCAGCGACACTGGCAGGAGATCACCCTCAATCTTCCCGTTTCCCAGTGGTACTCCAATTCCTCGGATAACGATCTGCAGTACTGGGGCCTGGATTATCCACCCATCACGGCCTACCACAGcctgctgctcgctcgcgtcGCCAACCTCGTCGACCCCGACTCTGTCAAGCTGCACCAGTCCAGGGGCTACGAGTCAAATACGCACAAGTACTTCATGAGACTGTCTGTTCTAGTTGTCGACTTCCTTATATTTATTCCCGCGgttatttattttgctttcGCCATACTACCCATTCTCGACTCTAAGATAAAAAAGCAGCAAGACAAGAATAAAAAGAGGGACTTTTCCATGCTCAAAAAACGTCATTTCGTTCTGGCCACCGTACTCTTCTATCCGGGCTTGATTTTGATTGACTACGGCCACTTCCAGTACAACTGCGTCTCGCTTGGCCTCTTCACTGCCTCTGTGTCGGCACTTTTTCAAGGTGCAATGGCCACCGGATCATTTTTCTTTGTGCTAGCACTGAATTATAAACAAATGGAGCTGTATCATGCTCTCCCTTGCTTTTTCTATATTCTCGGCATTAATACGCCTGGCAAGAGAAAGCCGCTATTGGTCTGTTTGCGCTCCTTGATTTGCGTATCCCTGACCGTGATTGTGACTTTTGCCCTCATTTGGGCTCCATTTTTAACCGACAGAAAAGTTTTTATGGACACGGTTTTAAGACTTTTCCCACTGACTAGAGGTATATTTGAGGATAAGGTTGCCAATATCTGGTGTGCAATAAACGTCCTCTATAAATTACGCAATAATTTTAGCAACTTGCAATTGGCTCAAATATGCCTGGTTTCAACCACCATATCACTGTTACCCAGCagtattgatttatttttcagaCCTTCGAGAGAAAAGTTTTTGCTGGCACTTATAAATTCATCTCTCTCGTTTTTCCTATTTTCATTCCAGGTTCACGAAAAGTCCATTCTCTTGGTAGCCATGCCTGTTTTGCTGCATTTTCACAAAGAgccttttgtttgtttttggtTTCTCGTTGTTTCTGTTTTTAGCATGCTTCCCTTGCTTATCAAAGATAATCTGTATCTTGCATACTTTGCTTCAGTTACATTCTTCAGTTTCTCTGTTTCTTGGATGTGGTTTGAGACAAAAATTGGTAACCTTGTGAAAAATAAGGAAGAAAAGCAAGAGGAGAAGCAGACATCAAGGAAGACAAAAGTAAAAAAGACTGTCAGTGTGTGGACATCTAGTTCAATATACGTCAATATTGTGTTTGGACTCTCACTCTTAGGTGTTCTAATTTTGTCTGTATGTAATGGCTTTTTGAAAGCACCTAACAAGTACCCTGACCTGTATTCACTACTTATATCTGTGTATTCCTGCGGACACTTTTTCTTattcttaatttattttaattacaaacaaTTTTGTGCAACATCAGTGCCAGCACGGAAATTTAAAGTCAAATAA